A genomic window from Chaetodon trifascialis isolate fChaTrf1 chromosome 22, fChaTrf1.hap1, whole genome shotgun sequence includes:
- the creb3l2 gene encoding cyclic AMP-responsive element-binding protein 3-like protein 2 isoform X1 has protein sequence MEILDSTEPFLHWDRNLSELSEAGEIDCVLYTNHFSELLDDLSQDALLGQLLSDPFLSGVRGGVEAMEGEDGGDLSPSSPLPPHITAEHSYSLCGDSRPQSPLSHLAGEQGSDAAESDGDSGEWPMEQDEAIDSLLCETPSLLPTLSLSLASGPQAPEGPAVAPASPSESTANSRTQGKGIKIKEESVIPQIKLEPHEVDQFLNLSPKGLESLQMPPTPPSSHGSDSEGSQSPVHAPPGLSCPTSPTSPPPSQAGLKVSPRAASCLSNSPLLTAPHKLQGSGPLMLTEEERRTLVAEGYPVPTKLPLTKAEEKALKKIRRKIKNKISAQESRRKKKEYMDTLEKKVETCSNENNELRRKVETLECTNKSLLQQLQSLQALVAGKVPKSCRVAGTQTSSCLMVVVLCFALFLGSFYPSSLTPCSTIAETGLASKQLAVKESYTATVKSRSLLSTFEDEQPHLLGLGGEYPDQLEDTPAVVMAAWRRSEQQKLGLEPSRVETHPPFRNNSNDTQTSKNLLLDMHRSLEQRVNESSSKVIELERTVNETS, from the exons CACTTCTCCGAGCTCCTAGACGACCTCTCCCAGGATGCTTTGCTGGGCCAGCTGCTCAGCGACCCCTTCCTGTCCGGAGTGAGAGGCGGCGTGGAAGCCATGGAGGGGGAGGACGGAGGCGACCTGTCCCCGTCCTCCCCTCTTCCCCCGCACATCACCGCCGAGCACAGCTACTCGCTGTGCGGGGACAGCCGACCACAGTCGCCCCTGTCGCACCTGGCCGGAGAGCAAGGCAGCGACGCAG CAGAGTCCGATGGGGATTCTGGCGAGTGGCCCATGGAGCAGGACGAGGCCATCGACAGCCTCCTGTGTGAGACTCCTTCCCTGCTccccaccctctccctctctctggcctCTGGGCCCCAAGCGCCTGAGGGCCCCGCTGTGGCCCCCGCCAGCCCATCTGAGAGCACAGCCAACAGCCGCACCCAGGGCAAAGGCATCAAG ataAAAGAGGAGAGCGTCATCCCCCAGATTAAACTGGAGCCTCATGAAGTGGACCAGTTTCTCAATCTGTCACCCAAAG GTCTGGAGTCTCTGCAGATGCCTCCCACTCCTCCCAGTTCCCACGGCAGCGACTCAGAGGGCAGCCAGAGCCCCGTGCACGCTCCGCCCGGCCTGTCCTGCCCCACCTCCCCCACCAGCCCTCCTCCATCCCAGGCCGGCCTGAAGGTGTCGCCCCGCGCCGCTTCCTGCCTCTCCAACTCCCCTCTGCTCACCGCTCCTCAC aagCTGCAGGGGTCGGGCCCGTTGATGCTGACTGAAGAGGAGCGGCGTACGCTGGTGGCCGAAGGCTACCCGGTTCCCACCAAACTGCCGCTCACCAAAGCCGAGGAGAAGGCGCTGAAGAAGATCCGCAGGAAGATCAAGAATAAG ATTTCAGCTCAGGAAAGTcgcaggaagaagaaagagtaCATGGACACTCTGGAGAAGAA GGTGGAGACCTGCTCCAACGAAAACAACGAGCTGCGCAGGAAAGTGGAAACTCTGGAGTGCACAAACAA gtctctgttacagcagctgcagtctctGCAGGCGCTGGTGGCAGGAAAAGTCCCAAAGTCCTGCAGGGTGGCTGGCACCCAGACATCATCATGCTTAATG GTGGTCGTCTTGTGTTTCGCTCTGTTTCTCGGGAGCTTCTACCCCAGCAGTTTGACTCCATGCTCCACCATCGCTGAAACCGGCCTCGCCTCCAAACAGCTGGCTGTCAAAGAGTCCtacacagccacag TCAAATCGAGGAGTCTGTTATCGACCTTCGAAGATGAGCAGCCACACCTCCTCGGCCTGGGCGGAGAATATCCCGACCAATTGGAGGACACGCCAGCCGTCGTCATGGCGGCGTGGCGACGCTCGGAGCAGCAGAAACTGGGGTTGGAGCCCAGCAGGGTGGAGACGCACCCACCTTTCAGGAATAATAGCAATGATACGCAGACATCAAAAaacctgctgctggacatgCACAG gtCTCTGGAGCAGAGGGTGAATGAGAGCAGCAGTAAAGTGATAGAGCTGGAGCGGACGGTCAACGAGACCTCCTGA
- the creb3l2 gene encoding cyclic AMP-responsive element-binding protein 3-like protein 2 isoform X2: MEILDSTEPFLHWDRNLSELSEAGEIDCVLYTNHFSELLDDLSQDALLGQLLSDPFLSGVRGGVEAMEGEDGGDLSPSSPLPPHITAEHSYSLCGDSRPQSPLSHLAGEQGSDAESDGDSGEWPMEQDEAIDSLLCETPSLLPTLSLSLASGPQAPEGPAVAPASPSESTANSRTQGKGIKIKEESVIPQIKLEPHEVDQFLNLSPKGLESLQMPPTPPSSHGSDSEGSQSPVHAPPGLSCPTSPTSPPPSQAGLKVSPRAASCLSNSPLLTAPHKLQGSGPLMLTEEERRTLVAEGYPVPTKLPLTKAEEKALKKIRRKIKNKISAQESRRKKKEYMDTLEKKVETCSNENNELRRKVETLECTNKSLLQQLQSLQALVAGKVPKSCRVAGTQTSSCLMVVVLCFALFLGSFYPSSLTPCSTIAETGLASKQLAVKESYTATVKSRSLLSTFEDEQPHLLGLGGEYPDQLEDTPAVVMAAWRRSEQQKLGLEPSRVETHPPFRNNSNDTQTSKNLLLDMHRSLEQRVNESSSKVIELERTVNETS, from the exons CACTTCTCCGAGCTCCTAGACGACCTCTCCCAGGATGCTTTGCTGGGCCAGCTGCTCAGCGACCCCTTCCTGTCCGGAGTGAGAGGCGGCGTGGAAGCCATGGAGGGGGAGGACGGAGGCGACCTGTCCCCGTCCTCCCCTCTTCCCCCGCACATCACCGCCGAGCACAGCTACTCGCTGTGCGGGGACAGCCGACCACAGTCGCCCCTGTCGCACCTGGCCGGAGAGCAAGGCAGCGACGCAG AGTCCGATGGGGATTCTGGCGAGTGGCCCATGGAGCAGGACGAGGCCATCGACAGCCTCCTGTGTGAGACTCCTTCCCTGCTccccaccctctccctctctctggcctCTGGGCCCCAAGCGCCTGAGGGCCCCGCTGTGGCCCCCGCCAGCCCATCTGAGAGCACAGCCAACAGCCGCACCCAGGGCAAAGGCATCAAG ataAAAGAGGAGAGCGTCATCCCCCAGATTAAACTGGAGCCTCATGAAGTGGACCAGTTTCTCAATCTGTCACCCAAAG GTCTGGAGTCTCTGCAGATGCCTCCCACTCCTCCCAGTTCCCACGGCAGCGACTCAGAGGGCAGCCAGAGCCCCGTGCACGCTCCGCCCGGCCTGTCCTGCCCCACCTCCCCCACCAGCCCTCCTCCATCCCAGGCCGGCCTGAAGGTGTCGCCCCGCGCCGCTTCCTGCCTCTCCAACTCCCCTCTGCTCACCGCTCCTCAC aagCTGCAGGGGTCGGGCCCGTTGATGCTGACTGAAGAGGAGCGGCGTACGCTGGTGGCCGAAGGCTACCCGGTTCCCACCAAACTGCCGCTCACCAAAGCCGAGGAGAAGGCGCTGAAGAAGATCCGCAGGAAGATCAAGAATAAG ATTTCAGCTCAGGAAAGTcgcaggaagaagaaagagtaCATGGACACTCTGGAGAAGAA GGTGGAGACCTGCTCCAACGAAAACAACGAGCTGCGCAGGAAAGTGGAAACTCTGGAGTGCACAAACAA gtctctgttacagcagctgcagtctctGCAGGCGCTGGTGGCAGGAAAAGTCCCAAAGTCCTGCAGGGTGGCTGGCACCCAGACATCATCATGCTTAATG GTGGTCGTCTTGTGTTTCGCTCTGTTTCTCGGGAGCTTCTACCCCAGCAGTTTGACTCCATGCTCCACCATCGCTGAAACCGGCCTCGCCTCCAAACAGCTGGCTGTCAAAGAGTCCtacacagccacag TCAAATCGAGGAGTCTGTTATCGACCTTCGAAGATGAGCAGCCACACCTCCTCGGCCTGGGCGGAGAATATCCCGACCAATTGGAGGACACGCCAGCCGTCGTCATGGCGGCGTGGCGACGCTCGGAGCAGCAGAAACTGGGGTTGGAGCCCAGCAGGGTGGAGACGCACCCACCTTTCAGGAATAATAGCAATGATACGCAGACATCAAAAaacctgctgctggacatgCACAG gtCTCTGGAGCAGAGGGTGAATGAGAGCAGCAGTAAAGTGATAGAGCTGGAGCGGACGGTCAACGAGACCTCCTGA